The proteins below come from a single Rosa rugosa chromosome 2, drRosRugo1.1, whole genome shotgun sequence genomic window:
- the LOC133733223 gene encoding putative disease resistance RPP13-like protein 1 isoform X2, translated as MALEVVGGAFLSSALAVLFDRMASRPVADFIRGKKTTAGLLHKLKIKLLSVNQLLDDAEEKQLRNSRVRDWLNELKDVLYHTDDLLDEIKTEALRCKMEQEDSGSSSTNQVLKFSSISIHELDKSLEPRILDILDRLELIANEKDVLDLKEGVKDRPQGRLPTTSLVEECSVYGRDEEKEAIIKLLLADGMTGNKIDVLPIVGMGGLGKTTLAQLVYNNDRVEQHFDHQSWSCVSEEFDVIKITQTIYGAVTSQTCTITDLNMLQVKLKKALSGKKFLFVLDDVWTVTNDEWDLLSRPFEGGGHGSKIIVTTRHEDVAGIIGTLQSQHLMQLSEENCWSLFSKHAFKNAGATADPLLEVIGKQIALKCRGLPLAAKSLGGLLCSEPNIERWEEVLNNDIWELQDKKNGILPALWLSYHYLPPHLKRCFAYCSIFPQDHMFHKPDLVLLWMAEDLLPSKSKTTFEEVGGNYFDDLVSRSFFQRVLYQHFTMHDLIHDLANFVSGEFCVRLEDNDSVLDNKSKSRHFFCVTPGFNQWDSFYEAKYLRTFLVPDSISFQCSRGPDLDNGILLKLTGLRVLKLLGYNIGELPSSISKLKHLRHLDLSGTSIKKLPDEMCTLYNLQTLLLLGCESLVELPTDLGRLINLRHLDIRHTKIKKMPPRMGKMKDLQTLRGQFALDKCTGDNIVEIKELQQLRGTLCISGLRNSVHVTDAIMRKKKHLDELVLEWGGKSGDTDVDRQKERDLLENLQPHTNLKELTIQSYGGTRFPGWLEDHSSLSNLVRLQLLDCGNCWSLLSVEQLPSLQELEIEGFNGAVTVGSKPSPNLRKLSLRSCPEVTGTFMLACFPKLEILKLKYVNVESLDSPSLLALVKLSIFYCTSFVGFRDGGLDAPNLMILKVETCPKLRSLPQHMHNLLPSLSYLELSDCPELESFPEGGLPSKLEVLRILRCKKLVIGNRMQWGLPTLTSLKFLSVHFEGCEQVVDSFPDEGLLPTTLSRLQINSISKLDGKGFRQLTSLKLLEIRNCPELRCLPDEGLPTSINYLDIYDCPLLEQRCQRETGEDWTKIAHIKTIRINHIVIRRAMAPGAL; from the exons ATGGCTCTGGAAGTTGTGGGTGGagcttttctctcttctgcactTGCTGTTCTGTTTGATAGGATGGCTTCCCGTCCGGTTGCTGACTTCATCCGAGGAAAGAAGACCACCGCTGGGCTGCTCCACAAGTTGAAGATTAAGTTGTTGTCTGTTAATCAGTTGCTCGATGATGCAGAGGAGAAGCAACTCAGAAACTCTAGAGTCAGGGATTGGCTTAATGAGCTTAAAGATGTTCTCTATCATACCGATGACCTGTTGGATGAAATCAAGACTGAAGCTCTGCGTTGCaagatggaacaagaagattCTGGAAGCAGCAGCACAAATCAGGTACTCAAGTTTAGTTCTATTTCCATTCATGAACTTGACAAAAGTCTGGAACCCAGGATACTGGACATTCTTGACAGATTAGAACTTATTGCCAACGAAAAAGATGTGCTAGATTTGAAAGAAGGAGTTAAGGACAGACCACAAGGAAGACTGCCTACAACTTCTTTGGTAGAAGAGTGTAGTGTATATGGAAGGGATGAAGAAAAGGAGGCCATTATCAAATTATTGTTAGCGGATGGTATGACTGGAAATAAGATAGATGTGCTTCCAATTGTGGGCATGGGTGGGCTTGGAAAGACCACTCTTGCTCAACTCGTCTACAACAATGACAGAGTCGAGCAACATTTTGACCATCAATCATGGTCTTGTGTTTCAGAAGAATTTGATGTTATCAAAATAACACAGACAATTTACGGGGCGGTCACTTCACAAACTTGTACCATCACAGACCTAAACATGCTTCAAGTTAAACTAAAGAAGGCGTTGTCAGGGAAGAAATTTctctttgttcttgatgatgtttGGACTGTGACTAATGACGAGTGGGATCTCTTAAGCCGACCCTTTGAGGGTGGAGGTCATGGAAGTAAGATTATTGTCACAACACGTCATGAAGATGTTGCAGGTATTATAGGTACCCTTCAAAGTCAACATCTAATGCAACTATCTGAGGAAAATTGCTGGTCGTTGTTCTCAAAACATGCCTTCAAGAATGCAGGTGCCACTGCAGATCCGTTGCTTGAAGTGATTGGAAAACAGATTGCTCTAAAGTGTAGAGGACTCCCTTTAGCTGCAAAATCACTTGGGGGTCTTTTATGTTCTGAACCAAATATTGAGAGATGGGAAGAAGTATTGAACAATGACATATGGGAGTTGCAAGATAAAAAGAATGGCATTTTGCCAGCTCTATGGTTGAGCTACCATTATCTACCTCCACATCTGAAGCGCTGTTTTGCGTACTGTTCCATATTTCCTCAAGATCATATGTTTCACAAACCAGATCTGGTTTTGTTGTGGATGGCTGAAGATCTCTTACCGTCGAAATCGAAGACTACATTTGAGGAAGTCGGAGGGAACTACTTTGATGATCTAGTGTCAAGGTCGTTTTTTCAACGTGTACTATATCAGCACTTCACAATGCATGACCTCATTCATGACTTGGCAAACTTTGTCTCCGGAGAGTTTTGTGTTAGGTTGGAGGACAATGACTCAGTGCTGGACAACAAAAGCAAGAGTCGCCACTTTTTTTGTGTGACCCCCGGTTTTAATCAATGGGACAGTTTTTATGAAGCCAAGTATCTGCGGACCTTTCTTGTACCAGATTCGATATCCTTCCAATGCTCCAGAGGTCCTGACTTAGATAATGGTATACTCTTGAAACTCACGGGTTTAAGAGTGCTCAAATTATTAGGGTACAATATTGGTGAGCTCCCTAGTTCAATTAGCAAGTTGAAGCATCTAAGGCACTTGGACTTGTCTGGCACATCAATTAAAAAGTTACCTGATGAAATGTGTACTTTATATAATTTACAGACTTTATTGTTGTTGGGTTGTGAATCTCTAGTTGAGTTGCCAACTGATTTGGGCAGATTAATAAACTTGCGGCATCTTGATATTAGACACACAAAGATAAAAAAGATGCCCCCAAGGATGGGTAAAATGAAAGATCTCCAAACATTAAGAGGTCAGTTTGCCCTAGACAAGTGCACTGGTGATAACATTGTCGAGATTAAAGAGCTTCAGCAGTTGCGCGGAACACTCTGTATCTCGGGGCTTCGTAATAGTGTGCATGTCACAGATGCCATTATGAGAAAGAAGAAGCATCTGGATGAATTAGTTTTGGAATGGGGAGGCAAGTCTGGTGACACAGACGTCGATagacaaaaagagagagatcTGCTGGAGAACCTCCAACCTCATACAAACCTAAAAGAACTCACCATTCAATCTTATGGGGGCACAAGATTTCCAGGTTGGTTGGAAGATCATTCTAGTTTATCTAATCTGGTTCGCCTTCAACTTCTggattgtggaaattgttggTCGTTGCTATCAGTTGAGCAGCTACCCTCCCTCCAAGAGCTTGAGATTGAAGGATTTAATGGAGCGGTGACTGTGGGTTCTAAGCCTTCTCCTAATCTTCGTAAGCTTAGTCTGAGGTCTTGTCCCGAGGTAACCGGGACATTCATGTTAGCCTGCTTCCCAAAGCTTGAAATACTCAAATTGAAGTATGTTAATGTAGAATCTCTTGATTCCCCTTCACTCCTCGCCCTAGTCAAACTTTCAATATTTTATTGCACAAGTTTTGTTGGTTTTCGCGATGGAGGGCTGGATGCGCCCAACTTGATGATCTTAAAAGTCGAAACATGTCCGAAACTGAGGTCATTGCCGCAACACATGCACAACCTTCTCCCATCTCTCAGCTACTTGGAACTATCTGATTGTCCAGAATTGGAATCATTTCCCGAAGGGGGATTGCCGTCTAAGTTGGAAGTCTTGCGCATCCTGCGTTGCAAGAAACTCGTCATTGGAAACCGTATGCAGTGGGGTCTACCAACACTCACCTCTCTTAAATTCTTGAGCGTCCACTTTGAGGGATGTGAACAAGTTGTAGATTCATTTCCAGACGAGGGGCTGCTGCCCACCACTCTCTCACGACTCCAGATCAACAGTATTTCGAAGCTGGACGGCAAGGGGTTTAGGCAACTCACCTCTCTTAAACTGTTGGAAATTCGCAATTGCCCAGAACTCCGGTGCTTGCCAGATGAAGGGCTACCCACTTCTATTAATTATCTGGACATCTATGATTGTCCTTTACTAGAACAACGTTGCCAGAGAGAGACAGGGGAAGATTGGACCAAGATTGCTCACATCAAGACCATTCGAATCAATCACATAGTTATACGACGTGCAATG GCTCCAGGTGCTTTGTAA
- the LOC133733223 gene encoding putative disease resistance RPP13-like protein 1 isoform X1, producing the protein MALEVVGGAFLSSALAVLFDRMASRPVADFIRGKKTTAGLLHKLKIKLLSVNQLLDDAEEKQLRNSRVRDWLNELKDVLYHTDDLLDEIKTEALRCKMEQEDSGSSSTNQVLKFSSISIHELDKSLEPRILDILDRLELIANEKDVLDLKEGVKDRPQGRLPTTSLVEECSVYGRDEEKEAIIKLLLADGMTGNKIDVLPIVGMGGLGKTTLAQLVYNNDRVEQHFDHQSWSCVSEEFDVIKITQTIYGAVTSQTCTITDLNMLQVKLKKALSGKKFLFVLDDVWTVTNDEWDLLSRPFEGGGHGSKIIVTTRHEDVAGIIGTLQSQHLMQLSEENCWSLFSKHAFKNAGATADPLLEVIGKQIALKCRGLPLAAKSLGGLLCSEPNIERWEEVLNNDIWELQDKKNGILPALWLSYHYLPPHLKRCFAYCSIFPQDHMFHKPDLVLLWMAEDLLPSKSKTTFEEVGGNYFDDLVSRSFFQRVLYQHFTMHDLIHDLANFVSGEFCVRLEDNDSVLDNKSKSRHFFCVTPGFNQWDSFYEAKYLRTFLVPDSISFQCSRGPDLDNGILLKLTGLRVLKLLGYNIGELPSSISKLKHLRHLDLSGTSIKKLPDEMCTLYNLQTLLLLGCESLVELPTDLGRLINLRHLDIRHTKIKKMPPRMGKMKDLQTLRGQFALDKCTGDNIVEIKELQQLRGTLCISGLRNSVHVTDAIMRKKKHLDELVLEWGGKSGDTDVDRQKERDLLENLQPHTNLKELTIQSYGGTRFPGWLEDHSSLSNLVRLQLLDCGNCWSLLSVEQLPSLQELEIEGFNGAVTVGSKPSPNLRKLSLRSCPEVTGTFMLACFPKLEILKLKYVNVESLDSPSLLALVKLSIFYCTSFVGFRDGGLDAPNLMILKVETCPKLRSLPQHMHNLLPSLSYLELSDCPELESFPEGGLPSKLEVLRILRCKKLVIGNRMQWGLPTLTSLKFLSVHFEGCEQVVDSFPDEGLLPTTLSRLQINSISKLDGKGFRQLTSLKLLEIRNCPELRCLPDEGLPTSINYLDIYDCPLLEQRCQRETGEDWTKIAHIKTIRINHIVIRRAMVIIQFSVLAPGAL; encoded by the exons ATGGCTCTGGAAGTTGTGGGTGGagcttttctctcttctgcactTGCTGTTCTGTTTGATAGGATGGCTTCCCGTCCGGTTGCTGACTTCATCCGAGGAAAGAAGACCACCGCTGGGCTGCTCCACAAGTTGAAGATTAAGTTGTTGTCTGTTAATCAGTTGCTCGATGATGCAGAGGAGAAGCAACTCAGAAACTCTAGAGTCAGGGATTGGCTTAATGAGCTTAAAGATGTTCTCTATCATACCGATGACCTGTTGGATGAAATCAAGACTGAAGCTCTGCGTTGCaagatggaacaagaagattCTGGAAGCAGCAGCACAAATCAGGTACTCAAGTTTAGTTCTATTTCCATTCATGAACTTGACAAAAGTCTGGAACCCAGGATACTGGACATTCTTGACAGATTAGAACTTATTGCCAACGAAAAAGATGTGCTAGATTTGAAAGAAGGAGTTAAGGACAGACCACAAGGAAGACTGCCTACAACTTCTTTGGTAGAAGAGTGTAGTGTATATGGAAGGGATGAAGAAAAGGAGGCCATTATCAAATTATTGTTAGCGGATGGTATGACTGGAAATAAGATAGATGTGCTTCCAATTGTGGGCATGGGTGGGCTTGGAAAGACCACTCTTGCTCAACTCGTCTACAACAATGACAGAGTCGAGCAACATTTTGACCATCAATCATGGTCTTGTGTTTCAGAAGAATTTGATGTTATCAAAATAACACAGACAATTTACGGGGCGGTCACTTCACAAACTTGTACCATCACAGACCTAAACATGCTTCAAGTTAAACTAAAGAAGGCGTTGTCAGGGAAGAAATTTctctttgttcttgatgatgtttGGACTGTGACTAATGACGAGTGGGATCTCTTAAGCCGACCCTTTGAGGGTGGAGGTCATGGAAGTAAGATTATTGTCACAACACGTCATGAAGATGTTGCAGGTATTATAGGTACCCTTCAAAGTCAACATCTAATGCAACTATCTGAGGAAAATTGCTGGTCGTTGTTCTCAAAACATGCCTTCAAGAATGCAGGTGCCACTGCAGATCCGTTGCTTGAAGTGATTGGAAAACAGATTGCTCTAAAGTGTAGAGGACTCCCTTTAGCTGCAAAATCACTTGGGGGTCTTTTATGTTCTGAACCAAATATTGAGAGATGGGAAGAAGTATTGAACAATGACATATGGGAGTTGCAAGATAAAAAGAATGGCATTTTGCCAGCTCTATGGTTGAGCTACCATTATCTACCTCCACATCTGAAGCGCTGTTTTGCGTACTGTTCCATATTTCCTCAAGATCATATGTTTCACAAACCAGATCTGGTTTTGTTGTGGATGGCTGAAGATCTCTTACCGTCGAAATCGAAGACTACATTTGAGGAAGTCGGAGGGAACTACTTTGATGATCTAGTGTCAAGGTCGTTTTTTCAACGTGTACTATATCAGCACTTCACAATGCATGACCTCATTCATGACTTGGCAAACTTTGTCTCCGGAGAGTTTTGTGTTAGGTTGGAGGACAATGACTCAGTGCTGGACAACAAAAGCAAGAGTCGCCACTTTTTTTGTGTGACCCCCGGTTTTAATCAATGGGACAGTTTTTATGAAGCCAAGTATCTGCGGACCTTTCTTGTACCAGATTCGATATCCTTCCAATGCTCCAGAGGTCCTGACTTAGATAATGGTATACTCTTGAAACTCACGGGTTTAAGAGTGCTCAAATTATTAGGGTACAATATTGGTGAGCTCCCTAGTTCAATTAGCAAGTTGAAGCATCTAAGGCACTTGGACTTGTCTGGCACATCAATTAAAAAGTTACCTGATGAAATGTGTACTTTATATAATTTACAGACTTTATTGTTGTTGGGTTGTGAATCTCTAGTTGAGTTGCCAACTGATTTGGGCAGATTAATAAACTTGCGGCATCTTGATATTAGACACACAAAGATAAAAAAGATGCCCCCAAGGATGGGTAAAATGAAAGATCTCCAAACATTAAGAGGTCAGTTTGCCCTAGACAAGTGCACTGGTGATAACATTGTCGAGATTAAAGAGCTTCAGCAGTTGCGCGGAACACTCTGTATCTCGGGGCTTCGTAATAGTGTGCATGTCACAGATGCCATTATGAGAAAGAAGAAGCATCTGGATGAATTAGTTTTGGAATGGGGAGGCAAGTCTGGTGACACAGACGTCGATagacaaaaagagagagatcTGCTGGAGAACCTCCAACCTCATACAAACCTAAAAGAACTCACCATTCAATCTTATGGGGGCACAAGATTTCCAGGTTGGTTGGAAGATCATTCTAGTTTATCTAATCTGGTTCGCCTTCAACTTCTggattgtggaaattgttggTCGTTGCTATCAGTTGAGCAGCTACCCTCCCTCCAAGAGCTTGAGATTGAAGGATTTAATGGAGCGGTGACTGTGGGTTCTAAGCCTTCTCCTAATCTTCGTAAGCTTAGTCTGAGGTCTTGTCCCGAGGTAACCGGGACATTCATGTTAGCCTGCTTCCCAAAGCTTGAAATACTCAAATTGAAGTATGTTAATGTAGAATCTCTTGATTCCCCTTCACTCCTCGCCCTAGTCAAACTTTCAATATTTTATTGCACAAGTTTTGTTGGTTTTCGCGATGGAGGGCTGGATGCGCCCAACTTGATGATCTTAAAAGTCGAAACATGTCCGAAACTGAGGTCATTGCCGCAACACATGCACAACCTTCTCCCATCTCTCAGCTACTTGGAACTATCTGATTGTCCAGAATTGGAATCATTTCCCGAAGGGGGATTGCCGTCTAAGTTGGAAGTCTTGCGCATCCTGCGTTGCAAGAAACTCGTCATTGGAAACCGTATGCAGTGGGGTCTACCAACACTCACCTCTCTTAAATTCTTGAGCGTCCACTTTGAGGGATGTGAACAAGTTGTAGATTCATTTCCAGACGAGGGGCTGCTGCCCACCACTCTCTCACGACTCCAGATCAACAGTATTTCGAAGCTGGACGGCAAGGGGTTTAGGCAACTCACCTCTCTTAAACTGTTGGAAATTCGCAATTGCCCAGAACTCCGGTGCTTGCCAGATGAAGGGCTACCCACTTCTATTAATTATCTGGACATCTATGATTGTCCTTTACTAGAACAACGTTGCCAGAGAGAGACAGGGGAAGATTGGACCAAGATTGCTCACATCAAGACCATTCGAATCAATCACATAGTTATACGACGTGCAATGGTAATTATCCAATTCTCTGTTCTG GCTCCAGGTGCTTTGTAA